From the genome of Lentimonas sp. CC4, one region includes:
- a CDS encoding alpha-L-fucosidase has product MKRKLLLLGLVSLLSIPAFASPKVTSRGPLLNDPAREQEFIDWGLGMFVHWSHDSQLGSVISHSMVGASDDYLDRYINELPKTFNPRRYDPDEWMEIAKLSGVKYMVFTTKHHNGFCMWDTKTTDFSIMNTPYGKDIVKEYVDACRRHDIKVGFYFSPEDFHFQHEMGLEVRRVGRTAEEKPPIGIYNKKQLDELFSNYGPIDVVFFDGGEKEMLTQYIHTLQPECLVTRGEMETPEQKLPKEPIPGPWESCFTLGSQWQYKPTNEVYKTGDRLIKMLIETRAKGGNLLLNVGPEPSGIIPFEQERVFRELALWMFINGEAIHDVRPCPVTGEENIYYTQSKDGKSVYVFLNEFTDKNKWKKGHRKEFLLKELKAGSATKISVLGQNSRILEYQKTADVESRFEQKEDGLEISVMRAQRIYNNGAWPNTVVVKLENVEFVNQ; this is encoded by the coding sequence ATGAAAAGAAAACTCCTCCTACTTGGACTGGTCTCATTGCTCTCAATACCAGCATTCGCGTCACCGAAGGTGACTTCTAGAGGGCCATTACTCAATGATCCCGCTCGTGAGCAGGAGTTTATCGACTGGGGGCTGGGTATGTTCGTCCACTGGTCGCACGATTCGCAACTTGGTTCGGTGATCAGTCACTCGATGGTGGGCGCTTCTGATGATTATCTGGATCGCTACATCAATGAGCTACCGAAGACCTTTAATCCACGTCGCTATGATCCGGACGAGTGGATGGAGATCGCGAAGCTTTCGGGAGTGAAATACATGGTCTTCACCACGAAGCATCACAATGGCTTTTGCATGTGGGACACGAAGACCACGGACTTTAGCATCATGAATACACCTTACGGTAAGGACATCGTGAAAGAGTATGTCGATGCCTGCCGCCGCCACGATATCAAGGTCGGTTTTTATTTCTCGCCTGAAGACTTCCACTTTCAGCACGAGATGGGATTAGAGGTGCGCCGCGTCGGTCGAACTGCCGAAGAAAAGCCTCCAATTGGGATTTACAACAAGAAGCAACTTGATGAGCTTTTCAGTAACTATGGTCCGATCGATGTGGTGTTTTTCGATGGCGGCGAAAAGGAGATGCTCACTCAATACATTCACACGCTACAGCCGGAGTGCCTTGTCACACGTGGTGAGATGGAGACCCCAGAGCAGAAACTACCGAAAGAGCCGATTCCTGGCCCGTGGGAGTCGTGCTTCACGCTCGGTAGTCAGTGGCAATATAAGCCGACCAATGAAGTCTATAAGACTGGCGATCGCCTGATCAAAATGTTGATCGAGACACGCGCCAAGGGAGGCAACTTGCTTTTAAATGTTGGGCCTGAGCCGAGTGGTATCATTCCTTTTGAGCAGGAGCGCGTCTTCCGTGAGCTGGCTCTGTGGATGTTTATCAACGGCGAAGCGATTCATGACGTCCGTCCTTGCCCAGTGACCGGCGAGGAGAATATTTATTACACTCAGTCGAAGGACGGGAAGTCAGTCTATGTCTTCCTCAATGAGTTCACCGATAAGAACAAGTGGAAGAAAGGGCACCGCAAAGAGTTTCTCTTAAAGGAGCTCAAGGCCGGCTCGGCTACGAAGATCTCCGTGCTTGGTCAGAACAGCAGAATTCTGGAATATCAGAAGACCGCTGATGTCGAGTCGCGTTTTGAACAAAAGGAGGACGGCTTGGAGATTTCGGTCATGAGAGCACAACGTATCTACAATAACGGCGCATGGCCCAACACAGTCGTCGTGAAGCTCGAGAACGTTGAGTTCGTGAATCAATAA
- a CDS encoding NPCBM/NEW2 domain-containing protein, translated as MALPHVLRSVALATAFGLLSASATVNAETLPPLKGGVSPQTVDEAWGDFDPRAEPLDVEVIKEWVEEGTVLRAVRYRIGVFKGQKAWMGGLYAFPEGGKDLPALVQIHGGGGMASKSACIDNAKRGYATLSVSWRADDRYLERENLPAAAQTDWGAVEGRQVAESRGIDPNNDKRFDSVPSARNSGYFLRTLAMRRGLTFLEQQPEVDGNELGLDGHSMGGVITLQTAAMDDRVKAAAPSCAPPLLHDGSLLARTANPAAYAEKINCPILFMAPSNDFHGMVEDVQWVIDQAPSSHVRIARSVHLNHKHDRETLASKELWFDSLLKGNFDYPEQPKIRVTLKGKNGKPLVQVAADDSRPIASVDIYYTRDAKLNNNATNRTRLWHYVPSTKRGTLYDAELNLFDLDEPLWVFANVHYALEGNDRDHVLTQKADTFIVTTQMPMLTPDVLQSAQLKINPKTTTVIESFGKDWEKEWVFNRSSIETWKVNDPRVPIPEYGKLVIKLTSEFKTNLNVKFGKTHSGNFPLQGGGVTETITVYPFDLVDKNTKARLLHWQGLSRPSLSIGTNHGVPDLHKVYWEPIEKAEFMAKRPFQLGAAEKTDGKVMLTFGLADQVDGRHELDNSSFRVHESNKGVDVSQGLQVHSQGVSEVTYFLKGEFSKFVATLIPCYQASVVFEVHGDGQKLFESEVIHGQTPPQDIEVDVSGVQMLKLVVAEGGNGWGGDSVMWGSAYCK; from the coding sequence ATGGCATTACCCCATGTCCTGCGATCGGTCGCACTGGCGACTGCCTTTGGTTTGCTCTCAGCGAGCGCAACCGTAAACGCTGAGACGCTGCCTCCCTTGAAGGGTGGTGTGTCGCCACAAACGGTTGATGAAGCCTGGGGGGATTTCGATCCGCGAGCGGAGCCGCTCGATGTCGAAGTAATTAAAGAGTGGGTCGAAGAGGGCACGGTGCTACGAGCAGTGCGTTATCGGATCGGTGTGTTTAAAGGGCAGAAGGCTTGGATGGGAGGTCTCTATGCGTTTCCAGAGGGTGGTAAAGATCTACCCGCACTGGTGCAAATTCATGGCGGCGGGGGGATGGCCAGCAAGTCCGCTTGTATCGATAATGCCAAGCGCGGCTATGCCACCTTGTCGGTGAGCTGGCGCGCGGATGATCGCTATTTGGAGCGTGAAAATCTGCCTGCAGCCGCGCAGACGGATTGGGGCGCAGTTGAAGGACGGCAAGTTGCCGAGTCTCGTGGGATCGATCCGAACAATGATAAACGTTTCGATTCAGTGCCGTCGGCACGCAACAGCGGTTACTTCCTGCGGACGCTGGCGATGCGCCGTGGTCTCACCTTTCTCGAACAACAGCCGGAAGTCGATGGCAATGAATTAGGCCTAGATGGGCATTCGATGGGCGGAGTGATTACGCTACAAACGGCTGCGATGGATGATCGCGTGAAAGCGGCGGCTCCTTCGTGTGCGCCGCCATTACTCCACGATGGAAGTTTGCTCGCGCGGACGGCAAATCCTGCGGCTTACGCCGAGAAAATTAATTGCCCGATACTCTTCATGGCTCCGTCAAATGATTTTCACGGTATGGTGGAAGATGTGCAATGGGTGATCGATCAGGCGCCGAGCTCGCATGTCCGTATTGCTCGTTCAGTGCATTTGAATCATAAGCACGATCGTGAGACGCTCGCTTCGAAGGAGCTATGGTTTGATTCATTGTTGAAGGGGAACTTTGACTACCCCGAACAGCCGAAGATTCGTGTCACTTTAAAAGGGAAGAATGGCAAGCCTTTGGTTCAGGTGGCCGCAGACGATTCGCGTCCGATTGCATCGGTAGATATTTATTATACACGGGATGCGAAGCTGAATAATAATGCGACCAATCGCACACGTTTGTGGCACTATGTGCCCTCAACGAAGCGCGGCACGCTATATGATGCGGAGTTAAACTTGTTTGACCTCGATGAGCCGCTTTGGGTCTTTGCCAATGTGCACTATGCGCTCGAAGGAAATGACCGGGATCATGTCCTTACTCAGAAGGCAGATACCTTTATCGTGACGACACAGATGCCGATGTTGACTCCGGATGTCCTCCAGAGTGCTCAGCTTAAAATTAATCCCAAAACCACGACCGTGATCGAGTCCTTTGGTAAGGACTGGGAGAAGGAGTGGGTATTTAATCGCAGCTCCATTGAGACATGGAAGGTGAATGATCCGCGTGTGCCGATCCCAGAATATGGGAAGCTAGTGATTAAACTCACCAGTGAATTTAAAACCAATTTGAATGTGAAATTCGGAAAAACACACTCCGGTAATTTTCCGCTTCAAGGTGGCGGTGTGACGGAGACGATTACAGTGTATCCATTCGATTTGGTGGATAAAAACACCAAGGCTAGGCTGCTTCACTGGCAGGGCTTGAGTCGCCCGAGTCTGTCCATCGGAACAAATCACGGTGTGCCAGATCTACATAAGGTCTATTGGGAACCGATTGAGAAGGCTGAGTTCATGGCTAAGCGCCCCTTTCAACTCGGTGCGGCCGAGAAAACGGACGGTAAAGTTATGTTGACCTTCGGTTTAGCGGATCAGGTGGACGGGCGGCACGAACTCGACAACTCGTCCTTCCGCGTTCACGAATCGAATAAAGGGGTCGACGTTTCACAGGGCTTACAGGTGCACTCGCAGGGCGTGAGTGAAGTGACCTATTTTCTCAAAGGGGAATTTTCCAAGTTTGTGGCGACGTTGATTCCTTGTTATCAGGCATCCGTCGTATTCGAAGTGCATGGCGATGGTCAAAAGCTGTTCGAGTCTGAGGTCATCCATGGACAGACGCCGCCGCAGGACATCGAAGTCGATGTGAGCGGGGTTCAGATGCTGAAGCTTGTTGTGGCCGAAGGTGGAAACGGCTGGGGCGGCGACTCGGTGATGTGGGGCAGTGCTTATTGCAAATAG
- a CDS encoding glycoside hydrolase N-terminal domain-containing protein: MLGSALVSIGLLSIAQADTPYRRGMTSITPADSWREALPTGNGTVGALVYGSISEDRVLFNHNELWYGGVVDEVPDLSAELPVVRQLMLDGKYLEANSYYSNKLRSSGFKGRNGAYHPAFDLLLQTHTDRMFEDYSRTVDFETGEVVVKWRDGETNFQRSLFVSIPDDISVMSMRSDQKGTVTGSVTLDIHDLKDSVDQGGKQFDPGFTYKTFARDGFIEFRADGSGGGEFGGVLRAVTIDGSNVGEITESSDGQSFTFEGANEVVFLVALFANEPAEVAVPRLKKALAAIDPDYSTLLKRHADLHRKKFNTIGMTLNMSGDRGTANERLLLDAYEYSASPELLEKLFDYGRYLLICSSTAGGYPAGLQGIWNGDTRPPWSGLYGINENLQMSYWQALPGNLPESMMAFYDYFDAHMDDFRYNAKQLWGTEGIYIPPFMSPESAVMRQTAPHVINWTDAAGWLASFYYDYYLFTGDEVFLKERAVPFMKEVALFYEGFIVKDDNGKNMFFPSQSPENQPADKMILDPKTGRVTKIKVQINSTIAVAISKEVLTHLIQSCELLGIEQEGVVRWKALLADMPDYEINEDGALKEWLHPDFKDNYEHRHQSHIYPLFPGNEITEESSPELYEAARVAIEKRLTIGLKSQTGWSLAHMANVYARLGDGDKALEALNILTRSCLGKNFFTYHNDWRAMGATLPFFWGRTAPFQMDANFGIPAAITEMLCGSTADMLRVLPALPTSWETGEFKEILTRVGVKTSAQWDMSKKTVTLQLVAERDTEFQLKLPMEIKSLKSDANKAFTKSKYGNRYRSVSLSKGDVITTKLVLK; encoded by the coding sequence ATGCTCGGCAGTGCCCTCGTGAGCATTGGCCTTTTATCGATTGCACAGGCTGATACACCGTATCGACGTGGCATGACTTCGATCACGCCGGCGGACAGCTGGCGGGAGGCATTACCAACTGGCAATGGCACGGTGGGCGCACTCGTCTATGGCTCCATTAGCGAGGATCGGGTGCTGTTTAACCATAACGAACTCTGGTATGGCGGGGTGGTGGATGAGGTGCCCGACCTGTCGGCAGAGTTGCCGGTGGTGCGTCAACTCATGCTGGATGGTAAGTATTTGGAGGCGAACAGCTATTACAGCAACAAGCTGCGTAGTTCTGGGTTTAAAGGGCGCAACGGCGCGTATCACCCGGCATTCGATCTATTGTTACAGACACATACGGATCGTATGTTCGAAGACTATTCGAGAACGGTTGATTTTGAGACGGGGGAGGTCGTGGTAAAATGGCGTGATGGCGAAACAAATTTCCAGCGCAGTCTCTTTGTTTCGATTCCCGACGACATATCGGTGATGTCGATGCGCAGTGATCAGAAGGGGACTGTCACAGGATCAGTGACCCTCGATATCCATGATTTGAAGGACTCAGTCGATCAAGGCGGCAAGCAGTTTGATCCTGGCTTCACCTACAAAACCTTCGCGCGCGACGGCTTTATTGAATTTCGCGCGGACGGCTCTGGTGGCGGTGAATTTGGCGGTGTCTTGCGTGCTGTAACCATTGATGGTTCTAATGTGGGCGAGATCACTGAATCGTCGGATGGGCAGAGCTTCACTTTCGAGGGCGCCAACGAAGTCGTATTCCTCGTAGCCTTGTTTGCCAATGAGCCTGCAGAGGTGGCAGTGCCGCGCCTCAAAAAAGCCTTGGCAGCGATCGATCCTGATTATTCGACTCTGCTGAAGCGCCACGCCGACTTGCATCGTAAGAAATTCAATACGATCGGCATGACGCTGAACATGTCGGGCGATCGTGGCACCGCAAATGAACGTCTGCTCTTGGATGCTTATGAGTATAGCGCATCGCCCGAGCTACTCGAAAAGCTCTTTGACTACGGTCGCTACCTCTTGATCTGCAGTAGCACCGCCGGTGGTTATCCTGCAGGCCTGCAAGGTATTTGGAACGGTGATACACGCCCACCATGGAGCGGTCTATACGGTATTAATGAGAATCTGCAAATGAGCTACTGGCAGGCACTTCCGGGCAATTTACCTGAGTCGATGATGGCCTTTTATGACTATTTTGATGCGCACATGGATGACTTTCGTTATAATGCGAAGCAACTCTGGGGCACTGAAGGTATTTATATCCCACCATTCATGTCGCCAGAGTCGGCAGTCATGCGTCAAACCGCGCCGCACGTTATCAACTGGACGGATGCCGCAGGTTGGTTGGCTTCCTTCTACTACGACTACTATCTCTTCACTGGTGATGAAGTCTTCCTGAAGGAGCGCGCGGTTCCTTTTATGAAAGAGGTCGCGCTGTTCTATGAAGGTTTCATTGTGAAAGATGACAACGGCAAGAACATGTTCTTCCCATCACAGTCCCCTGAGAATCAGCCAGCTGATAAGATGATCCTCGACCCCAAGACCGGACGTGTGACGAAGATCAAAGTGCAGATCAACTCGACGATTGCTGTGGCGATTTCCAAGGAAGTGCTGACACACTTGATCCAATCTTGTGAATTGCTTGGTATCGAGCAAGAGGGCGTCGTTCGCTGGAAGGCACTGTTGGCGGATATGCCTGACTATGAAATAAACGAAGACGGTGCACTGAAGGAATGGTTGCATCCAGATTTCAAGGATAACTACGAGCATCGTCACCAGTCGCACATCTATCCCTTGTTCCCCGGGAACGAAATCACCGAGGAATCGTCGCCTGAGCTGTATGAAGCGGCCCGCGTCGCAATTGAAAAGCGCCTGACCATCGGCCTGAAGTCACAGACCGGTTGGTCGCTGGCACACATGGCGAATGTCTATGCCCGTCTTGGTGATGGTGACAAAGCACTCGAAGCGTTAAACATTTTAACGCGTAGCTGCCTCGGTAAGAATTTCTTCACCTATCACAACGACTGGCGTGCGATGGGCGCGACCTTGCCGTTCTTTTGGGGTCGCACGGCGCCGTTCCAGATGGATGCGAACTTCGGTATTCCTGCTGCGATCACCGAAATGCTATGCGGATCGACGGCGGATATGTTGCGTGTGCTGCCTGCATTGCCGACATCGTGGGAGACGGGAGAATTTAAGGAGATCTTAACGCGTGTCGGTGTGAAGACCTCTGCGCAGTGGGACATGTCCAAGAAGACGGTCACGCTGCAGCTGGTAGCCGAAAGAGATACCGAGTTTCAGCTGAAGCTACCGATGGAAATTAAATCTTTGAAAAGTGATGCTAACAAAGCATTCACCAAATCAAAATACGGCAATCGCTACCGCAGCGTCAGCTTAAGCAAAGGTGACGTGATTACGACCAAGTTAGTTTTAAAATAA
- a CDS encoding glycoside hydrolase family 28 protein — MKKYSIFCAALLSAFAMFFFTACQSTRSVSTDVTEVGAVGDGVTLNTKALQAAIDACPKGGVVLVPAGQYVTGTLWLKSDMELRLAEGAVLLGSTNIDDYSRDNQGAIEAPAFDECLIYAENAKNVSITGGGVIDGRGTKEHFPIGDRKAYNDRPMLIRFVDCDGVTFENVSFMNAASWCTHLVNCDNVVARNVTIDSQVNRNNDGFDLDGCKNVLIEDCDIRTGDDSICPKSTTERLCENIVVRNCRITSHTSAFKCGTSSRGGFKNLHVYDCEFYDVGMGAIKLQIVDGGMMEDVLIEDIKITGSEGPLFVRLGSRGREYDKPTEQIQGKDAKPEGVPTGSMKGITIRNITAEVVTEDRKRSGIMITGVPDHYIEDVLLENITISYPGGGTAEEAKNVVDEDIARYPEQFFFGVLPSWGAYIRHAKNVEFKNVNMYTRAPDARQRLVLEDVVDFKE, encoded by the coding sequence ATGAAAAAATACTCAATATTCTGTGCGGCGCTCTTATCTGCGTTCGCGATGTTCTTCTTCACTGCTTGTCAATCGACACGATCCGTGAGCACTGACGTGACTGAGGTGGGCGCCGTCGGTGATGGCGTCACACTGAACACCAAAGCCTTGCAGGCTGCAATCGACGCATGCCCGAAGGGTGGGGTCGTCTTAGTCCCCGCAGGGCAATACGTAACAGGCACGCTCTGGCTAAAAAGCGATATGGAGCTACGCCTTGCCGAAGGTGCAGTGCTACTCGGTAGCACGAATATCGACGACTACTCACGCGACAACCAAGGCGCAATCGAGGCACCTGCGTTCGACGAATGTCTGATCTACGCTGAAAATGCGAAGAATGTCAGTATCACAGGTGGGGGCGTCATTGATGGACGCGGCACGAAGGAGCACTTTCCTATCGGCGATCGCAAAGCCTATAACGACCGCCCGATGTTGATTCGGTTCGTCGATTGTGACGGAGTGACCTTTGAGAATGTGAGCTTTATGAATGCTGCGTCGTGGTGCACACATCTGGTCAACTGCGATAATGTTGTGGCTCGCAATGTGACCATTGATAGTCAAGTGAATCGTAATAATGACGGCTTTGACTTGGATGGTTGTAAGAATGTATTGATCGAAGACTGCGACATTCGCACAGGAGATGATTCGATTTGCCCAAAGAGCACAACGGAGCGACTTTGTGAGAACATTGTGGTGCGTAATTGTCGCATCACCAGCCACACCTCCGCGTTCAAGTGCGGCACCTCATCGCGTGGCGGGTTTAAAAATCTACACGTGTATGACTGCGAGTTTTACGACGTAGGCATGGGCGCGATTAAGCTACAGATCGTTGATGGCGGCATGATGGAAGATGTCCTGATCGAGGACATTAAGATCACTGGCAGTGAAGGGCCTCTCTTTGTGCGTCTCGGCAGCCGTGGACGTGAATACGACAAACCAACCGAGCAGATTCAAGGTAAGGATGCAAAACCTGAAGGTGTGCCGACCGGTTCTATGAAGGGCATCACGATTCGCAATATTACCGCGGAAGTGGTGACTGAAGATCGCAAGCGTTCCGGAATTATGATTACCGGCGTTCCTGACCACTACATTGAGGATGTCCTGCTTGAAAATATCACGATTTCCTATCCCGGCGGTGGCACTGCGGAGGAAGCAAAAAATGTCGTGGATGAAGACATCGCCCGCTACCCGGAGCAGTTCTTCTTCGGGGTGCTGCCTTCATGGGGCGCTTACATTCGCCATGCGAAGAACGTCGAGTTTAAGAACGTCAACATGTATACTCGTGCTCCAGATGCACGTCAGCGCCTCGTGTTAGAGGATGTGGTCGATTTCAAAGAGTAG
- a CDS encoding arylsulfatase produces the protein MPQSSINISAEIEKYITMNKTQLCTLVAVLASSLLTGYAHAKDLADSRPPVVSLKESKPNIILVMTDDQGMGDLACLGNPILETPNIDKFYEESTRFTDFQVSPACAPTRAAIMSGRHEFRVGITHTILMRERMALDLFTLPQALQSAGYATGIFGKWHLGDEEPYLPHSRGFQESLIHGAGGIGQVRFGDFPPNGENTYYDSVLLHNNEIVQTKGYCTDLFFDAGLSWIKQQITAEQPYFAYISTNAPHTPNIAPEKYTKRFEDMGWELNPKNGPAGRFGMIENIDENFGRMMEKLEAWGALDNTLIIFMTDNGMSHVEGQKNGEITPFYTAGLKGKKCTPYEGGTHVPAFWYWKGVLGEGVDIDALTAHIDMYQTFCELTGVQLPEQMQELDGRSLLPLLENPESEWGDRELFVHVGRWSENQRVAKDAESAKFINCAVRTDRWRFVNNKELYDISVDPGETTDVSANYPEVIDQIRKSYDAWWKKTVPLMVNEGLSTPGAKKKHPLAERYKEQLSQGDIPEWSPEEF, from the coding sequence GTGCCTCAATCTTCCATTAATATCTCTGCTGAAATCGAGAAATACATTACGATGAATAAGACACAACTTTGCACCCTTGTTGCTGTGCTCGCCTCGTCACTTTTGACAGGTTACGCACACGCAAAAGACTTAGCCGATAGCCGCCCACCTGTGGTGAGCCTGAAAGAGTCGAAACCAAACATTATTTTGGTGATGACTGATGATCAGGGCATGGGTGACCTGGCGTGTCTTGGAAATCCAATTCTCGAGACGCCCAATATTGACAAATTCTATGAGGAATCCACGCGCTTCACCGACTTTCAGGTGAGCCCAGCCTGCGCACCGACACGTGCAGCCATTATGAGCGGTCGCCACGAGTTTCGTGTCGGAATCACGCATACGATCTTGATGCGCGAGCGCATGGCGCTCGATCTCTTTACCCTGCCACAGGCCTTGCAGTCAGCGGGCTATGCAACGGGTATTTTCGGCAAATGGCATTTGGGGGATGAGGAACCTTATCTTCCGCACAGTCGTGGATTCCAGGAGTCATTGATCCATGGCGCTGGCGGTATCGGTCAGGTGAGGTTTGGGGATTTTCCGCCAAATGGAGAAAATACCTATTATGACAGCGTGCTGTTGCACAATAATGAGATCGTCCAAACTAAGGGGTATTGCACGGATTTGTTTTTTGATGCTGGCCTGAGCTGGATCAAGCAGCAGATCACAGCGGAGCAACCTTATTTCGCCTACATCTCAACAAACGCGCCGCACACGCCAAATATAGCGCCAGAGAAATATACGAAGCGCTTTGAGGACATGGGCTGGGAGCTCAATCCTAAAAACGGCCCCGCTGGGCGTTTCGGTATGATTGAAAATATCGATGAGAATTTTGGCCGAATGATGGAAAAGCTGGAAGCGTGGGGCGCCTTGGACAATACGCTTATCATCTTCATGACGGACAACGGCATGAGTCACGTGGAGGGCCAGAAAAATGGTGAGATCACTCCGTTTTACACCGCCGGATTAAAGGGTAAGAAATGCACGCCGTATGAGGGTGGCACACATGTCCCCGCGTTTTGGTATTGGAAGGGCGTATTGGGCGAGGGCGTCGATATCGATGCCCTCACCGCTCATATTGATATGTATCAAACCTTCTGTGAATTGACTGGTGTGCAACTGCCGGAGCAAATGCAAGAACTCGACGGGCGCTCTTTGCTACCATTGTTAGAAAACCCTGAATCAGAGTGGGGCGACCGTGAACTCTTCGTGCATGTCGGTCGTTGGTCGGAGAATCAGCGCGTCGCCAAAGACGCAGAGAGCGCAAAATTTATCAATTGCGCGGTGCGCACTGATCGCTGGCGATTCGTGAATAATAAAGAGCTCTATGATATTTCTGTCGATCCCGGCGAGACCACAGATGTGTCGGCCAACTATCCTGAAGTGATCGACCAGATCCGCAAGAGTTACGATGCATGGTGGAAAAAAACCGTGCCCTTGATGGTCAATGAAGGACTGAGCACACCAGGAGCCAAAAAGAAGCATCCTTTAGCCGAGCGCTATAAGGAGCAGCTGAGTCAGGGCGACATCCCTGAGTGGAGCCCCGAGGAGTTTTGA
- a CDS encoding sigma-70 family RNA polymerase sigma factor — translation MEDTELLIQAKQGDLDAFTELVKRYQGNVRAALAVRLTNKHEAEDLAQEAFIIAFRKLNEFDVDKAFGPWIRSIAFNLLRNYWRKHKATLVGGAAELDILLNEQIGLEYSVENERDQLHVLKRCIAKLETPMRELLIQRYYQEMPIAEIKQSLKVNHSTVTMRLYRMRELLQQCMAKDPETA, via the coding sequence ATGGAAGATACGGAACTATTGATACAGGCGAAGCAGGGAGACTTGGATGCGTTTACCGAATTGGTAAAGCGCTACCAAGGCAACGTTCGGGCTGCGCTCGCGGTCAGGTTGACCAATAAACATGAAGCCGAAGACCTTGCGCAGGAGGCATTCATCATTGCGTTTCGCAAGTTGAATGAGTTCGACGTGGATAAAGCATTTGGCCCGTGGATTCGTTCGATCGCGTTTAATTTACTTCGAAACTATTGGCGCAAGCACAAGGCGACCTTGGTCGGCGGTGCTGCCGAGCTCGACATTCTGCTCAACGAGCAAATTGGCCTGGAATATTCCGTCGAAAACGAGCGAGATCAATTGCATGTCTTGAAGCGCTGTATTGCCAAATTAGAGACTCCGATGCGTGAGCTTTTGATTCAGCGCTATTATCAAGAGATGCCGATTGCTGAGATTAAGCAGTCGCTCAAGGTCAATCATTCCACGGTCACGATGCGGCTCTATCGCATGCGTGAACTCTTGCAGCAGTGCATGGCGAAAGACCCGGAAACTGCCTAG